A single Deltaproteobacteria bacterium DNA region contains:
- a CDS encoding ParB/RepB/Spo0J family partition protein: MFMDRQRSQTSNKITQPAPSNTHRVPVSNESQANRTPQSTSPKSPLKSSEEGKIDPATSLSPADATTPEYLNIRISEIDFNEHTWRCNPDNRAMKQLAKSIHENGLLQVINVKREGDRYKTVFGNRRIAACKLIGLKTIRAEVKPAESITDAFPIIENIKRSDYEAIPFAIEIHKRLNSLRPELEVDDMIKLFNNVDRQSRQQNKIDATVKSIMEDTECSASTLRNHLCLLKLPANIRQAIEENKLKQSFGYVLANNIGHTDFDAISRKALKDKMSKSELEELFRSSCASTGDTNRRSAPTRRLLKQMQDLKVELKDKVEDLSHDEAEELLTELNELRSIIQAVSSPGSKIPHRDHDEVG, encoded by the coding sequence ATGTTCATGGATCGACAGCGTTCACAAACAAGTAATAAGATTACACAACCTGCACCAAGCAACACCCATAGAGTGCCGGTAAGCAATGAGTCACAAGCGAATCGGACTCCGCAGAGCACTTCACCGAAGAGTCCACTAAAGTCAAGCGAAGAAGGAAAAATTGATCCCGCTACTTCATTAAGTCCTGCTGATGCGACAACTCCGGAATACCTGAACATCCGCATTAGCGAGATCGATTTTAATGAACACACTTGGAGGTGTAATCCAGATAACAGGGCCATGAAACAGCTTGCAAAATCTATCCATGAAAACGGGCTTCTTCAAGTGATCAATGTCAAACGAGAAGGAGACAGGTATAAAACCGTTTTTGGAAATCGGAGAATTGCTGCATGCAAGTTAATTGGCCTCAAGACGATACGTGCGGAGGTAAAACCGGCGGAATCAATCACCGATGCTTTTCCTATTATCGAAAACATTAAGCGCTCTGATTATGAAGCAATACCTTTTGCAATCGAAATCCACAAACGCCTTAATTCATTGAGACCAGAACTTGAGGTCGATGACATGATCAAGTTGTTCAACAATGTTGACAGACAATCAAGGCAGCAGAACAAAATTGACGCAACTGTTAAGTCAATTATGGAAGATACCGAATGCTCAGCCAGCACCCTCAGGAACCATCTGTGCCTATTAAAGCTCCCAGCAAATATTCGACAAGCGATCGAGGAAAACAAATTGAAACAATCCTTCGGTTACGTCCTGGCTAACAACATTGGCCATACAGATTTTGATGCCATCAGCCGGAAAGCATTGAAAGACAAAATGTCGAAGAGTGAGTTAGAAGAGCTATTTAGATCATCTTGTGCATCAACCGGGGACACAAACCGGAGAAGTGCACCGACACGACGTTTATTGAAGCAGATGCAAGACCTGAAGGTTGAATTAAAGGATAAAGTCGAGGACCTATCACATGATGAAGCTGAAGAGCTTTTGACTGAACTTAACGAACTCAGGTCAATCATACAAGCGGTATCGTCACCTGGTAGTAAAATTCCCCATCGGGATCATGACGAGGTCGGATAG
- a CDS encoding sigma 54-interacting transcriptional regulator codes for MAESASPKSMYDKYRIIGVSDSMNRLRELITKAAQEKDDTVLILGPRGSGKENIAQNIHFQSEWKQEPFIAANCAGIPEQLFESIFFGIKKGAFTGAVESGGIIGNVKNGTVFLDEIGDLSLFHQAKFLRFLNDKSYARVGEEHKPKQANVKIIAATNIDLEDKIEKGEFRADLYDRISSQVIRTQNPLKYPGDLICLLNYYVKELGIKLDPRVKFLLYFYDFPGSVRELQILIKKDFYEILEIVKLRLRKLNSSKLQKFPKIIGDVEILEEAKKTVKKLESITLNGISNIYKDVNIHEEFKRSIENLEYDTLTTIRTTLKESENLLGEALEFIEEDITYLDECDADEKSDLYYDQFGRLSNYGFSDEDHHDINLLRKHNDAQAIEEILRKRGESDPFILHKKLSKKHHEAKEKRGQDILEKRLRFYEIVVLAQNYKCSKKKIIDYLHIGDKELSPDNFKKNYHYEYPGKINYEVKTPMDVFSEIVTQGTDE; via the coding sequence ATGGCTGAATCAGCGTCGCCCAAAAGCATGTATGACAAATATCGGATTATTGGTGTGTCAGATTCTATGAACCGGCTCCGAGAATTAATAACAAAAGCAGCTCAGGAAAAGGATGATACTGTTTTAATATTAGGTCCAAGAGGTTCTGGTAAGGAAAATATCGCACAGAATATACATTTTCAAAGCGAATGGAAACAAGAACCGTTTATTGCGGCTAATTGTGCGGGGATTCCTGAGCAACTTTTTGAAAGTATTTTCTTCGGAATCAAGAAGGGTGCTTTCACCGGGGCAGTTGAAAGCGGCGGAATCATAGGTAACGTAAAAAATGGTACAGTTTTTCTTGATGAGATAGGGGACTTGTCTCTTTTTCATCAAGCAAAGTTTCTACGGTTTTTAAATGATAAGTCTTATGCAAGAGTGGGGGAGGAGCATAAGCCAAAGCAGGCCAATGTTAAAATAATTGCCGCTACGAACATAGACTTAGAAGACAAGATCGAGAAAGGAGAATTTCGGGCAGACCTTTATGATCGTATTAGTTCTCAGGTGATACGAACACAAAATCCGTTGAAATATCCCGGTGATCTAATTTGCTTGCTAAACTATTATGTAAAGGAACTAGGTATAAAATTAGATCCACGAGTAAAGTTTCTATTATATTTTTATGATTTTCCCGGAAGTGTTAGAGAGCTCCAGATTCTGATTAAAAAAGATTTCTATGAAATTCTGGAAATCGTCAAACTGCGACTAAGAAAATTGAATTCCAGCAAGCTCCAAAAATTCCCCAAGATAATTGGCGATGTTGAAATTCTGGAAGAGGCTAAAAAAACCGTTAAGAAGTTGGAGAGTATAACGCTCAACGGTATTAGTAATATATACAAAGATGTCAACATTCATGAGGAATTTAAAAGAAGTATTGAAAATTTAGAGTATGATACTTTAACGACTATTCGGACGACACTCAAGGAGTCAGAAAATTTATTAGGTGAGGCTTTAGAGTTCATTGAAGAAGACATAACTTATTTGGATGAATGTGATGCCGATGAAAAGTCCGATCTGTACTATGATCAATTTGGAAGACTATCAAACTACGGTTTTTCTGACGAAGATCATCATGACATCAATTTGCTTAGAAAGCATAACGATGCCCAGGCCATAGAGGAAATTTTGCGAAAACGTGGCGAGAGCGATCCATTCATTTTGCATAAGAAGCTATCGAAGAAACATCATGAAGCAAAAGAGAAACGTGGTCAAGATATTTTAGAAAAGCGTTTGAGATTTTATGAGATTGTCGTTCTTGCACAGAACTACAAGTGTTCTAAAAAAAAGATCATTGATTATTTACACATCGGAGACAAGGAGTTATCGCCTGATAACTTCAAGAAGAACTACCATTATGAATATCCAGGAAAAATAAATTATGAAGTAAAAACACCGATGGATGTATTTTCAGAAATAGTGACTCAAGGGACAGATGAGTAA
- the hxsD gene encoding His-Xaa-Ser system protein HxsD, whose amino-acid sequence MQTISDFICDSGSGRGNITVSTSVYNLEVIRSASYQFTGSYHVLITPNTDNSVTVIFEAKDKAKDVSEDLKDFVNTLIDHQVRLQLDKADGKIRDLIVAHAFSPLDLNKEIGSL is encoded by the coding sequence ATGCAAACAATATCAGATTTTATCTGTGATTCCGGTTCTGGTCGGGGCAATATAACAGTCAGCACCAGTGTATACAATCTCGAAGTTATCCGCTCAGCTTCTTATCAATTTACAGGAAGCTACCATGTCCTAATAACGCCGAATACTGACAATTCAGTGACAGTTATCTTTGAGGCGAAGGACAAAGCCAAAGATGTCAGTGAAGACCTAAAAGATTTTGTAAACACTCTCATAGACCATCAGGTCAGACTACAGCTCGATAAGGCAGATGGCAAGATACGTGACTTGATTGTCGCCCATGCCTTTTCACCTCTTGACCTCAATAAGGAAATAGGATCTCTGTGA
- the hxsB gene encoding His-Xaa-Ser system radical SAM maturase HxsB, giving the protein MSDQQQQLLPFQFSRFDSDDYLLVNESGEYIFLSRDDFHKFINGDLTHDSPSYYDLKSRHFLNTEHLPETLELISAKYRTRKKFISDFTSLHMMVITLKCCNDCSYCQVSAEGDDAKGFDMSPEVARRVVDYIFKSPSPLIKIEFQGGEPTLNWETLKETVLYAKKVNKKYQKHLDFVVCTNLVKVDRQQLMFFKEHSIHISTSLDGPRDLHDKNRILRSGGGTYDTVIKNLHNAFDILLRGQVNALMTTTIDNIDHLQEVIAEYVQLGFNGIFIRSLNPYGLAAKNSEHIVYTVEHFVENFEKALNFIIQLNLNGTRFVEFYTNLLLTRILTPFSTGFVDLQSPSGAGISGAIYDYNGDVFPADEARMLARMGNRRFCLGNVFKDSYESIFGGNLLREIVRKSCVEVMPYCSSCVYRTYCGSDPVRNYLETGDLIGKRPDNDFCKKNKLIFDMLFKKLKHNDLAEMDVFWSWISCRSLKEVRGEEA; this is encoded by the coding sequence GTGAGCGACCAACAACAGCAATTACTTCCTTTCCAGTTCTCTCGCTTTGATAGCGATGACTACTTACTCGTCAATGAAAGCGGCGAATACATATTCCTCAGCAGGGACGATTTCCACAAGTTTATAAATGGCGACTTGACTCATGATTCTCCCTCTTACTACGACCTAAAGAGCCGACATTTCCTTAATACGGAACATCTACCTGAAACTCTGGAACTTATTTCGGCTAAGTACAGAACTCGGAAGAAATTTATCTCCGATTTCACAAGCCTTCATATGATGGTTATCACTCTTAAGTGCTGTAATGATTGTTCATACTGTCAGGTCAGCGCCGAAGGGGACGATGCGAAGGGCTTCGACATGTCACCCGAAGTGGCTCGCCGTGTTGTTGACTATATCTTCAAATCTCCTTCCCCTTTGATAAAAATAGAGTTTCAGGGCGGTGAGCCTACCCTTAACTGGGAGACGCTTAAAGAGACTGTCCTTTATGCAAAGAAGGTTAACAAGAAATACCAGAAGCATCTTGATTTCGTCGTCTGTACCAACCTCGTAAAGGTTGACAGGCAGCAGCTAATGTTCTTTAAAGAACATAGCATACATATATCTACCTCTCTTGATGGCCCCCGTGACCTTCACGACAAGAACCGGATACTGAGAAGCGGTGGCGGTACCTACGATACTGTTATCAAGAACCTTCACAATGCCTTCGACATCCTTCTTCGTGGCCAGGTGAATGCCCTCATGACAACCACTATAGATAATATCGACCACTTGCAGGAGGTTATCGCTGAGTATGTCCAGCTTGGCTTCAATGGGATATTCATCAGGTCACTCAATCCTTATGGATTAGCTGCCAAAAACTCGGAGCACATAGTGTATACGGTAGAACATTTTGTCGAGAATTTTGAAAAAGCGCTTAATTTCATTATCCAACTTAATCTTAACGGCACAAGGTTCGTAGAGTTCTACACGAACCTTCTGCTTACCCGTATCCTGACACCCTTTTCCACAGGGTTTGTCGATCTCCAGTCTCCATCAGGTGCTGGCATTTCAGGCGCGATTTATGACTACAATGGAGATGTTTTCCCCGCCGATGAAGCGCGTATGCTCGCCAGAATGGGCAACCGCCGTTTCTGCCTTGGAAATGTTTTCAAAGATTCCTATGAAAGCATTTTTGGGGGGAATCTACTCCGCGAGATTGTCAGAAAGTCATGCGTTGAGGTCATGCCTTATTGCAGCTCTTGCGTTTACCGCACCTACTGCGGTTCCGACCCTGTACGCAACTATCTTGAGACAGGCGACCTTATTGGCAAACGTCCGGACAACGATTTCTGCAAGAAAAACAAGCTAATCTTCGATATGCTGTTTAAGAAACTGAAGCACAACGATCTTGCTGAAATGGATGTATTCTGGTCATGGATTTCTTGCCGGAGTTTAAAGGAAGTGCGCGGTGAAGAAGCATGA
- the hxsC gene encoding His-Xaa-Ser system radical SAM maturase HxsC: protein MKQFKGIAENIETPILGLVTRNPLSLSRFKSVLVTDEISLLSRGFAGLIAKDFGKNNSSLPKAKVTEEVTDKLEEGDCVLIDTDGTITVVWGKKAPMNPLLLTEVCDCRCLMCPQPPKAHDRTLTETSKRILNLVKIESNQTICLTGGEPTLLQEDFFDILGVINKKHPKSTVMLLTNGKSFANFEFTKRFISARPQDFLTCVSLHSDVDEIHDRIVGVKDSFYKTAMGLQNLARFRERIEIRVVVSSINAHRLESIATFIYRNFPFIKHCAFMGMEITGLARDNYGTVWIDPYEYRDELSRAIKVLSRADVNVSIYNIPLCLVEPKSRSFARQSISGWKNDYLSICDGCSVKSRCCGIFTTSGLHQSLYIFPQ from the coding sequence ATGAAACAATTTAAAGGGATAGCCGAGAACATAGAGACTCCAATTCTTGGATTGGTGACACGCAACCCGCTATCACTGTCGAGGTTTAAAAGCGTGCTTGTCACTGACGAAATCTCGTTATTGTCAAGGGGTTTTGCAGGACTCATAGCGAAAGATTTTGGTAAGAATAATAGCTCGTTACCAAAAGCCAAAGTTACTGAAGAAGTTACAGACAAACTGGAGGAGGGGGATTGTGTTCTTATTGATACCGACGGCACCATAACTGTTGTCTGGGGGAAAAAAGCCCCAATGAATCCGCTCCTTCTGACAGAGGTGTGTGATTGCCGTTGTCTTATGTGTCCACAACCACCGAAAGCACACGATAGAACTCTAACGGAGACAAGCAAGAGAATTCTTAATCTTGTCAAAATCGAAAGCAATCAAACTATATGTTTGACTGGTGGTGAACCTACCCTACTGCAAGAAGATTTCTTCGACATCCTTGGGGTGATCAACAAAAAACATCCGAAATCAACCGTTATGCTTCTCACAAACGGCAAGTCATTCGCCAACTTTGAATTCACAAAACGTTTTATATCCGCAAGACCACAGGATTTTCTTACCTGTGTTTCTTTACACAGCGATGTAGACGAGATACATGACCGGATTGTAGGCGTAAAAGACAGTTTTTATAAAACAGCAATGGGCCTCCAGAACCTTGCCCGTTTCCGGGAGAGGATTGAAATCCGCGTAGTTGTCAGCAGTATTAACGCTCACCGCCTTGAATCCATTGCAACCTTCATTTACCGGAACTTTCCCTTCATCAAACACTGCGCCTTCATGGGGATGGAGATAACCGGACTTGCTCGCGATAATTATGGAACTGTTTGGATTGACCCATATGAATACCGCGACGAGCTTTCACGGGCGATTAAAGTGTTGAGCCGTGCGGACGTGAACGTTTCTATCTATAACATCCCGCTATGCCTCGTTGAACCGAAGTCACGGAGTTTCGCAAGGCAGTCAATTTCTGGATGGAAAAATGATTACCTCTCAATATGTGATGGGTGCTCAGTTAAATCAAGATGCTGTGGTATTTTCACAACCTCCGGATTGCATCAAAGTCTTTACATTTTCCCGCAATAA
- a CDS encoding ATP-binding protein gives MINLPIDDIIKADIDELAINKTTETKTLEYKEDMPGGTDGQIKEFLADVSSFANAAGGDIIYGVKEERDGENRKTGKPEAVVGIENITGDGAKLRFENIIRDGLSPRLKVQIKCIDGFPKGPVIILRIPQSFSAPHMIGKGDSRFYSRNSAGKYPLDVGEIRSVFLASEALPEKIKRFREQRLAEITADQTPVQLLSRLRFVLHVIPVSAFLYGANNPEVVFSVDVKNRVQQAASESHFRNNIDGYIGYYGEINGKCESYLQIYRSGIIEYVNCNQLTSKQSSDYIPSVAYEREIIRKVEKYLELMKYLNIETPILIMISLLAVKGVKMGMSNIYSYDSSECIDRDSIILPDILLEDYAVKAETVLKTAFDAIWQACGFDCSRNYDEQGNWRPHTDR, from the coding sequence ATGATTAATCTTCCCATAGACGACATTATAAAGGCTGATATTGATGAATTAGCCATCAACAAAACTACAGAAACAAAGACACTGGAGTACAAAGAAGATATGCCTGGCGGCACCGATGGACAAATTAAAGAATTCCTGGCTGATGTTTCATCATTTGCCAATGCAGCGGGAGGAGATATTATCTATGGAGTAAAGGAGGAGAGAGACGGAGAAAATAGGAAGACTGGCAAGCCGGAGGCAGTTGTCGGCATTGAAAATATAACTGGTGATGGGGCTAAATTGAGATTTGAAAACATCATCAGAGATGGGTTGTCACCACGACTTAAGGTTCAGATTAAATGCATAGATGGATTTCCAAAAGGTCCGGTAATTATTCTCCGTATACCACAAAGTTTCTCCGCACCGCACATGATAGGTAAAGGCGACTCCCGGTTTTATTCCCGAAACTCTGCGGGGAAATATCCCCTTGATGTGGGAGAAATACGGTCAGTTTTTCTCGCATCGGAAGCGCTGCCTGAAAAGATTAAGCGGTTTCGTGAGCAAAGGCTTGCTGAAATTACAGCCGATCAAACCCCCGTCCAACTGTTATCAAGACTGCGGTTTGTACTGCATGTAATTCCCGTTTCTGCATTTCTGTATGGGGCGAATAACCCTGAAGTAGTGTTCTCTGTGGATGTCAAGAATAGAGTCCAGCAAGCGGCATCGGAATCTCATTTTCGTAACAACATTGATGGTTATATCGGTTACTATGGGGAAATAAATGGGAAATGTGAATCTTATTTGCAAATCTATAGAAGTGGTATAATTGAATATGTCAATTGCAATCAGCTCACCTCGAAACAGTCGTCTGATTATATTCCAAGTGTCGCTTATGAGCGTGAAATAATTCGGAAGGTTGAAAAATATCTTGAGTTGATGAAGTATTTGAATATAGAAACCCCAATTTTAATCATGATAAGTCTTTTGGCTGTTAAGGGAGTCAAAATGGGTATGTCCAACATTTATTCGTATGATTCGAGTGAATGTATTGACAGAGATTCGATTATCCTTCCTGACATATTATTGGAAGATTATGCCGTCAAGGCAGAGACTGTCTTAAAAACAGCTTTTGATGCAATTTGGCAGGCATGTGGCTTTGACTGTTCTCGAAACTATGATGAACAAGGTAACTGGAGGCCTCATACGGATAGATAA
- a CDS encoding chromosomal replication initiator protein DnaA — protein sequence MNKYTFDRFVVGPSNQLAHAASLAVAEQPAEKYNPLFIYGGYGLGKTHLLHAIRLLTASVHPELNIQYISGEEFMDELIYAIRYDLMKKFREKYDNIDFLLFDGLHILAGKEKTKEEFFHVFNMLQDSEKQIVIASDKFPKDIAKLERRLRARYERGLIIDIQPPEIETRLAIVKNLIQESNIPMSNKISNYIARHVKSNVGELIGLLGLVNSYSSLTGRDINIDLVKEVLKIAKLGRASFN from the coding sequence TTGAATAAGTATACATTTGATCGGTTTGTTGTCGGACCTTCTAATCAGCTTGCCCATGCTGCTTCCCTTGCAGTAGCCGAGCAACCCGCTGAAAAATATAACCCTCTGTTCATATATGGCGGCTACGGCCTTGGGAAAACTCATTTGCTGCACGCCATTAGGCTACTCACTGCATCAGTCCATCCCGAGTTAAATATTCAGTATATTTCAGGCGAGGAATTTATGGATGAGCTGATTTACGCCATTCGCTATGACCTTATGAAAAAGTTCAGAGAAAAATATGACAATATCGACTTTCTGCTTTTCGACGGCCTCCATATTTTGGCTGGAAAGGAAAAAACCAAGGAAGAGTTTTTCCATGTATTCAATATGTTACAGGATTCAGAAAAACAAATTGTTATAGCCAGTGACAAATTTCCGAAAGATATAGCTAAACTGGAAAGACGATTGCGTGCCAGATATGAACGTGGTTTGATCATCGATATTCAGCCGCCGGAAATAGAAACGAGGCTTGCCATTGTCAAGAATCTAATACAAGAAAGTAACATTCCCATGTCCAATAAAATCTCTAATTATATTGCACGGCACGTCAAATCTAATGTCGGAGAATTGATAGGTCTTTTAGGTCTGGTAAATTCCTATTCATCCCTTACAGGGAGAGATATTAATATTGATCTGGTTAAGGAAGTTTTAAAAATTGCTAAGCTTGGTAGAGCCTCGTTCAATTAG
- a CDS encoding AAA family ATPase, with translation MTTRHRKYQSTTSLNHTSHAFGIDKNEAFVFRQSIAYLFRLRPFLSKLDFETLKFIHWLIPEESKAIVQFIIQQMPQNEKAALSEEILECMTEPDSYPRNSGDMMEKLPQRKIQKVIDFCVTSLEVKYNCLSYRGQSEMEKAMEAMCRIFQLTEPEKKLCWFFFICSNRWERANDLFIDHLKLHTISRRRQLLAVLDINYSELTAALSGTLSKLEILTNSMYGIDCQSDFLNYLENPASEKLTKKFYAGIPKQSIPLEYHYVDPKETAQIIKLLKDKTVTSTHILLYGNPGTGKTSYAYGLAQSMKVPTYQIVQDETNQVLNRRNAIVACLQMTNKGDGSLIIVDEADNVINTQNSWFKRGETQDKGWLNKILEEPGTRMIWITNDLDSIEESVLRRFSYSLHFQNLNRQQRIRVWQRILEKNRAVRFFNQLQIETFAKQYEVSAGVIDLAVRKAKEMKLKSKEDFSNAVILAIDAHERLLRGGGKKKKKNPIEKDYSLDGLNIKGDLKLLMRDLHAFDEYLRKTKLSENRNMNLLFYGPPGTGKSELARYIAHDLNREIICKRASDIVDCYVGQTEKNLKKAFDEAERDQAVLVFDEADTFLFNRDMAQRSWEISATNEFLTQMERYNGILICTTNRMTGLDNASLRRFNHKFQFNYLTPEGNVIFFRKLLSRIAKEQLKQTSENDLRGIKDLAPGDFRIVKDRYAILPGVDITPEAMIKALLEESRIKDAHRGHNRIGFLN, from the coding sequence ATGACAACACGACATCGCAAGTACCAGAGTACAACGAGCTTAAACCATACCAGCCATGCATTTGGCATCGACAAGAATGAGGCTTTTGTTTTTAGGCAATCCATAGCCTATCTGTTCAGACTGAGACCTTTTCTTTCAAAACTTGATTTTGAGACGCTCAAATTTATTCACTGGCTGATACCAGAGGAAAGCAAGGCAATAGTTCAATTCATAATTCAGCAGATGCCTCAGAACGAGAAGGCCGCACTCAGTGAAGAAATTTTGGAGTGCATGACTGAGCCGGATAGTTATCCAAGGAATTCCGGTGATATGATGGAAAAACTTCCCCAAAGAAAAATACAGAAGGTCATAGATTTTTGTGTGACCTCACTTGAAGTTAAATACAATTGCCTCTCATATCGAGGTCAAAGTGAGATGGAAAAGGCTATGGAGGCCATGTGCCGAATATTTCAACTGACTGAGCCTGAAAAGAAGTTATGCTGGTTCTTTTTCATTTGCTCCAACAGGTGGGAAAGAGCGAACGATCTCTTTATAGATCATCTGAAATTACATACTATTTCCCGCCGCCGTCAATTACTGGCTGTTCTGGATATCAATTACAGTGAGTTAACCGCTGCGTTGTCGGGCACACTGAGTAAATTGGAAATCTTAACAAACAGCATGTATGGCATTGATTGTCAGAGTGATTTCTTGAATTATCTGGAGAATCCTGCATCTGAAAAGTTGACGAAGAAGTTTTATGCCGGAATACCGAAGCAATCCATCCCGTTGGAGTATCATTACGTTGACCCAAAGGAGACTGCTCAGATAATCAAGCTACTAAAGGACAAAACGGTAACATCCACGCATATTCTTCTTTACGGCAATCCTGGTACAGGAAAGACCTCTTATGCCTATGGATTGGCTCAGAGCATGAAAGTTCCCACGTACCAAATTGTTCAAGATGAAACAAATCAGGTCTTGAACCGCCGCAACGCTATTGTTGCCTGTCTGCAAATGACAAACAAAGGCGACGGATCGCTGATTATTGTCGATGAAGCGGATAACGTTATCAATACTCAGAATTCTTGGTTTAAACGTGGTGAGACCCAAGATAAAGGGTGGCTGAATAAGATATTGGAAGAGCCGGGAACAAGAATGATCTGGATTACCAATGACCTTGACAGTATCGAGGAATCCGTTCTTAGACGCTTTTCGTACAGCCTCCATTTTCAAAACTTGAACAGGCAACAGAGGATCAGGGTTTGGCAACGAATTCTGGAAAAGAACAGGGCAGTGCGTTTTTTCAATCAACTACAAATAGAGACTTTCGCTAAACAGTATGAGGTAAGCGCCGGTGTCATTGATCTTGCGGTCAGGAAGGCCAAGGAAATGAAACTGAAATCAAAAGAAGATTTCAGCAATGCCGTCATTCTGGCCATTGACGCCCATGAAAGGCTTTTGCGGGGAGGGGGAAAAAAGAAGAAAAAGAATCCCATCGAAAAGGATTATTCTCTCGACGGCCTGAATATAAAAGGTGATCTCAAATTGCTTATGAGGGATCTCCACGCTTTCGATGAATATCTGAGGAAAACAAAATTGTCAGAAAACCGGAATATGAATCTGTTGTTTTATGGCCCTCCAGGGACAGGCAAAAGCGAGCTTGCCAGATATATTGCTCATGATCTGAATCGGGAAATCATCTGTAAACGAGCCAGTGACATCGTAGATTGCTATGTTGGCCAGACAGAAAAGAACCTTAAAAAGGCATTTGATGAAGCGGAACGTGACCAAGCAGTATTGGTATTTGATGAAGCAGACACATTTCTTTTCAATCGAGACATGGCCCAACGGTCTTGGGAAATAAGCGCCACCAATGAATTTCTGACCCAGATGGAAAGATATAATGGAATACTGATTTGCACGACTAACCGGATGACCGGCCTTGACAATGCCTCTTTACGTAGATTCAACCACAAGTTTCAGTTCAATTATCTGACACCGGAGGGAAATGTCATTTTCTTCCGAAAGCTCTTATCAAGGATTGCAAAAGAGCAGTTAAAGCAAACATCGGAAAATGACCTACGTGGTATCAAAGACCTGGCACCGGGTGATTTCCGGATTGTCAAAGACCGATATGCTATTCTACCGGGAGTCGATATTACTCCAGAAGCGATGATCAAGGCCCTTCTTGAAGAATCACGGATAAAGGATGCTCACCGTGGACATAACAGAATCGGTTTTCTGAATTGA
- a CDS encoding WYL domain-containing protein — translation MAGKINSYRTYGEKLISLFARLLFSGQSYSLTELSKMLHCSKQTVMRLVNDIRMAYGVDIEENMKGNKKYYRIVKQGKAAPVLPITMSELTALQMCKTFTEHLLGDPLYDEATRALDKTVPLVSGDGKSPSRHFASFCTGTIDYTPHQDKIRTLIDAMNAKKVCRITYQAVMQKKAKTYHVKPLKIFSYRDTVYLHARLAKEPGKAYSEPDFDPILAIHRFKKVEMTERAFEFPEDYKFDDAFDRNFGFMKDDCFDAMAEFTGWAADYVAERTWSPDQKITKIGDDKISMTLSVSSSVEFIAWILSFGGQAKVIEPEWLVEETVQTIKETASLYA, via the coding sequence ATGGCAGGAAAAATAAACAGCTACAGAACATACGGCGAGAAGCTTATTAGCCTCTTTGCGAGGCTCCTGTTCTCCGGGCAGAGTTATTCGCTGACAGAACTGTCCAAAATGTTGCATTGCTCCAAACAGACGGTCATGAGGCTTGTCAACGATATTCGCATGGCCTACGGTGTGGACATTGAGGAAAACATGAAAGGGAATAAAAAATATTATCGCATTGTGAAGCAAGGGAAAGCAGCGCCAGTGCTTCCCATCACCATGTCGGAACTCACAGCGTTACAGATGTGCAAGACCTTTACGGAACACCTGCTTGGTGATCCCCTCTATGATGAAGCTACACGTGCTTTGGACAAAACCGTTCCTTTGGTCTCAGGGGATGGGAAATCGCCGTCTCGCCATTTTGCATCCTTCTGCACGGGAACGATTGATTATACCCCCCACCAGGATAAAATAAGGACACTGATAGACGCAATGAACGCAAAGAAAGTATGCCGGATAACCTATCAGGCGGTCATGCAGAAGAAAGCAAAAACGTACCATGTGAAGCCCCTTAAAATCTTTTCTTACCGGGATACCGTCTATCTCCATGCAAGATTGGCCAAGGAACCAGGCAAAGCATACAGTGAGCCTGATTTCGACCCCATTCTCGCTATTCATCGGTTTAAAAAGGTGGAAATGACGGAACGTGCTTTTGAGTTTCCGGAGGACTACAAATTTGATGATGCTTTTGACAGAAATTTCGGTTTCATGAAGGATGATTGTTTCGATGCGATGGCTGAATTCACTGGCTGGGCAGCCGACTACGTGGCGGAAAGGACCTGGAGCCCCGATCAGAAAATTACCAAGATAGGCGACGATAAAATATCAATGACATTATCCGTGTCGTCAAGCGTGGAGTTCATTGCTTGGATACTGTCATTTGGAGGGCAAGCGAAAGTAATTGAACCGGAATGGCTGGTAGAGGAAACCGTACAGACAATAAAAGAGACCGCGTCATTATATGCGTAG